Within the Streptomyces sp. R41 genome, the region GACGCCGTGGCCGTGCTGCGGGAGCGTGCGGGGAGGCTGTTGCGGAAATGACGGAGCACGCGACCGATGAATCGCCCGCGCACGCGACCCCACAGAACCCCGAGGTGGACCCCCACGACAACCGCCGTCAGGTCCTTTACTGGCGGCTCCTCGCCCGCCTCTTCGACCACGAGGAGCAGGGCACCTTGGAATCGGCGAGCCTCGCCGTCGTCGAGGACATCGGTCTGCCGTCCGCGCTGCTGGACCCGCAGGCCTCCGCGGACTCGATCGTGCAGCGCCACCCGGAGCTGGCCGTCGAGTTCGACGGTCTGATGGCGCCCGAGCCCGACGAGGGTGCGCGCGACCGGGCAGCCGAAGTCCGGCGCGCCGCCCTGGTGTCGAAGGTGCTGCTCAACGTCTTCGCCTCCGGCGCGGGCACCGTCACCGCCGGGCAGCTGGCTCGCTGGCAGTCCGACGCGGGCTGGCTGGAGCTCGCGCTCGGCTGCAAACCCGGCGAACTGCGCGGCGGACGGGCCGGGGGAAGCACCGCAGGACCGGGCGTCAGCCCGACCGGCACCGGCGGGCGGGGGACGACGCCCGATCTCAGCCAGCTGATTCCGGCGATCGGCCCGGAACTCGGCGCCATCGAGGCCGACCTCGTCAAGCGGATGCATCTGCGCGAGGTGCTGGCCGACCCCAGGCTCGCCGCGCAGCTGACCCCGAGCATGTCGCTGATCGAGCAGTTGCTGCGGGACAAGAACAACCTCTCGGGCGTGGCCCTGGCCAACGCCAAGGCCCTGATCCGCCGTTTCGTCGACGAGGTCGCCGAAGTACTGCGCACCCAGGTGGAGAAGGCCACGGTAGGCGCCCTGGACCGCTCCGTCCCGCCCAAGCGGGTGTTCCGCAACCTCGACCTCGACCGCACGATCTGGAAGAACCTCACCAACTGGAGCCCGGAGGAGGAGCGGTTGTACGTCGACCGCCTCTACTACCGGCACACCGCCCGCAAGACGACGCCCCAGCGGCTCATCGTCGTCGTGGACCAGTCGGGCTCGATGGTCGACTCGATGGTGAACTGCACCATCCTGGCGTCGATCTTCGCCGGGCTGCCGAAGGTGGACGTCCACCTGATCGCGTACGACACCCAGGCGATCGACCTCACGCCGTGGGTGCACGACCCCTTCGAGAGCCTGCTGCGCACCAACCTCGGGGGCGGCACCGACGGCACGGTCGCCATGGCGCTGGCCCAGCCGAAGATCGCCGAGCCCCGCAACACCGTCGTGGTGTGGATCTCGGACTTCTACGAGTGGCGGACCGAGCAGCTGTTCGAGAGCATGGCCGCCATTCACCGCTCGGGAGCCAAGTTCATCCCGGTCGGCTCGGTGACCAGCTCCGGCCGCGGCAGCGTCAACCCGTGGTTCCGGGAGCGCTTCAAGGACCTTGGCACGCCGGTGATCTCCGGCCACATCCGCAAGCTCGTCCACGAACTCAAGACGTTCCTCGCTTGATACCAGCCGAGAAAGGCCCCGATATGTCCGACCTGCTGCGCGCCCCTGCCGAGATCAAGTACGCCGAGGAACTGGACTGGCTGGAGTCCATCGACGACAACCCCAAGCCCTTCTCCTGGCGCCTGTCCCCGAAGATGGTCCGCCTGTTCGTCCTGGGCTCCGAGCGTTCCGACGGCCTGGAGCGGGAGATCCCGCAGAAGTGGTACGGCGACCGCAGTTTCGTCGAGCGGTCCATCGTCACGCTGGCCTCCGACCGTGGCCTGCTGCTCATCGGCGACCCCGGCACCGGCAAGAGCTGGCTGGCCGAGCTGCTGTCCGCCGCGATCTCTCGCAACTCCACGCTGGTCGTGCAGGGCACGGCCGGCACCACCGAGGACCACATCAAGTACTCCTGGAACGTGTCCATGGTCATCGCCAAGGGTCAGTCGCGGGACTCGATGATCCCCTCGCCGATCATGACCGCGATGGAGACCGGCGCGATCGGCCGTTTCGAGGAACTCACCCGCTCCACCAGCGACGTCCAGGACGCGCTGATCTCGATCCTGTCCGAGAAATACATCTCCGTTCCCGAGCTCGACAGCGACAACATCGTCTTCGCCAAGCCCGGCTTCTCGATCATCGCGACCGCCAACAGCCGCGACCGGGGCGTCAACGACTTGTCCTCGGCGCTCAAGCGCCGCTTCAACTTCGTCCGCATCCCGGTGGTGACGAACAAGAAGAGCGAGGCGGAGATCGTCCGGTTCCGCACCGAGGAACTGCTGCGTCGCCACCAAATCGAGCTGGACGTGCCGCCGACGCTGCTCGACGTGCTGCTGCAGAGTTTCGCGGACCTGCGCGCCTCGGCGGCCGCGGCCGGCAGCGACGACGAGAAGCTGGAGTCCGCGCTGTCCTCCGCCGAACAGATCGGCGTGCTCGAGGACGCGATCCTGCACAGCAACTTCTTCGGCGAACGCGCCCTGACCGCCCGCACACTGGCTTCCTCGCTCGTCGGGTCCCTGGCCCGGCGCGAGCCCGAGGACCTGGCCATCCTCAACAAGTACCTGCACGGCGTCGTCGAGCCGCGCAGCAAGGAAGAGGGCGGATCCTGGCCGGAGTTCCTGGAGGGCGGCCGCGACGCGATCGCCACCCTCTCATGAGCGGCACGCACGAGGGGACCTTCGAGGCACTGCGTGGGCAGCTGCAGGAGGCCGCGGCGACATTCGCCGACGGACCCGACGCCCTGGAGGGCATCCTGCTCGGACTCGTCGACGACGTCGACCGCGCGGTGCGTGAGCCACTGGAGATTTTCCCCGTCTGCCACCACTCGCCCGCCTCGGCGATCGCGATGGCACGCCGCCTGCGGGAGAAGCAGCCGAAGGTCGTGTATCTGGAGCTGTGCGAGGACATGGCACCGTTGCTGACCGAACTGCGCAACTGCAGGCTGCCGGTGGCGGTCCAGGCGTTCGCGACCGAGGTCGACGGCTTCCCTGCCGACTGGTCCCCGCTGTCGGTGGTCGCACCGATCACCGAGGCCTCGGCCGAGTACCAGGCGATCGCCTACGCGCTGGACACGCCGGGCGTCGAACTGGTCCTCGTCGACCGTTCCTCGGACCACGTCTTCCAGTGGGACGCGCGCGGGACTCATTCCTCCGAGTCGGCCGATCCGGATGCACCGCCCGCCGATGAGGAGGCCGCGCTGCACGGCGACGCGGTCGGTGTGGAGATCGGCGACCTGCGGCCGCGCTTCGCCGAACTGGAGGAACACCTGCTGCGCCACGGCAGGGTGCGGCACTGGTCGGAGTGGTGGCACCAGTACGTCGAACTGCCGCTCGGCGACAGCGACCACGACACCTACCGCCAGGTCATGCTCCTGATCGGCAGCCTTTTCCGGCGCCTTGCACC harbors:
- a CDS encoding VWA domain-containing protein, encoding MTEHATDESPAHATPQNPEVDPHDNRRQVLYWRLLARLFDHEEQGTLESASLAVVEDIGLPSALLDPQASADSIVQRHPELAVEFDGLMAPEPDEGARDRAAEVRRAALVSKVLLNVFASGAGTVTAGQLARWQSDAGWLELALGCKPGELRGGRAGGSTAGPGVSPTGTGGRGTTPDLSQLIPAIGPELGAIEADLVKRMHLREVLADPRLAAQLTPSMSLIEQLLRDKNNLSGVALANAKALIRRFVDEVAEVLRTQVEKATVGALDRSVPPKRVFRNLDLDRTIWKNLTNWSPEEERLYVDRLYYRHTARKTTPQRLIVVVDQSGSMVDSMVNCTILASIFAGLPKVDVHLIAYDTQAIDLTPWVHDPFESLLRTNLGGGTDGTVAMALAQPKIAEPRNTVVVWISDFYEWRTEQLFESMAAIHRSGAKFIPVGSVTSSGRGSVNPWFRERFKDLGTPVISGHIRKLVHELKTFLA
- a CDS encoding AAA family ATPase, producing the protein MSDLLRAPAEIKYAEELDWLESIDDNPKPFSWRLSPKMVRLFVLGSERSDGLEREIPQKWYGDRSFVERSIVTLASDRGLLLIGDPGTGKSWLAELLSAAISRNSTLVVQGTAGTTEDHIKYSWNVSMVIAKGQSRDSMIPSPIMTAMETGAIGRFEELTRSTSDVQDALISILSEKYISVPELDSDNIVFAKPGFSIIATANSRDRGVNDLSSALKRRFNFVRIPVVTNKKSEAEIVRFRTEELLRRHQIELDVPPTLLDVLLQSFADLRASAAAAGSDDEKLESALSSAEQIGVLEDAILHSNFFGERALTARTLASSLVGSLARREPEDLAILNKYLHGVVEPRSKEEGGSWPEFLEGGRDAIATLS